The genomic window TGTGCTCATCGCGCCCCCGGTCGCCGCGATCGTGCTCGGCATCCGCGCGGCGCGGCGCGGACACGGCAGCGGGGTGGTCGCGGCCGTGCTCGGCGCCGTCGTCGTCACGCTGGCGATCGTGCTGAACTTCCTGCCGTTCGCGATCGGCGCGTGAGGCGCGCCGCCGCGACGGATCGGATCAGAAGACGTCGGGGCTCGGCGTCGACGCCTGGCGGATCGAGACGTCGGCGTGGCGGTCGAAGCGGTAGCCGACGCCCCGCACCGTGCGGACGATGTCCTGGTAGTGCGCGAGCTTGGCGCGCAGGCGGCGCACGTGCACGTCGATCGTGCGCTCGTTCGGCACCTCGTCGTCACCGGCCCACAGCCCGTCGATGAGCTCGTGGCGGTCGATGGTGCGACCCTCGCGGAGCACGAGGTACTGGAGCAGCTCGAACTCCTTGTAGGTCAGGCCCGCGGCCTCGCCGTCGAGCAGCACGCGCTTGCGCGAGATGTCGATGATGACGCCGTCGGGGTGCCGGTCGGCGTCCTCGCGGAGTCCGCCCTGCGACTCGCGCTGCTTGGCGAGGGCGGTCGGGTCCTGGAGCGCGAGGCGCACGACGTCGACGTCGCGACCGCCGGCGCCTTCGGGGGCCAGCGCCACGGCGGCGTAGGTCTCGGCCGACGGGGCCAGCTCGGCGGTCAGGTTGCGGATGGCCTCCACGAGGCGGTGCAGCGTGGTGCCGTCGGCGGCGGCCTTGGCCTCGTCGAGGCCGACGTAGAGCACGAAGCCGCGGGCCTCGGTTCCCTCGGGCACGGCGCGGACACGCGGCTGCGCCGGTGCCGGCGCCGGCGCCGGGGAGGCGGGCGCCGCCCCGGCCGGAGCCGCGATGGGCGCCGCGGCGCGCGGGGCGTGGGGCGCGTACGCGGCCGGGTGCGCCGGACGGACGCTGGGGTGGGTCGGACGAGCGGGAGCGAGAGCGAGAGACATGGCGGTTCCTT from Agromyces aurantiacus includes these protein-coding regions:
- a CDS encoding winged helix-turn-helix domain-containing protein, which gives rise to MSLALAPARPTHPSVRPAHPAAYAPHAPRAAAPIAAPAGAAPASPAPAPAPAQPRVRAVPEGTEARGFVLYVGLDEAKAAADGTTLHRLVEAIRNLTAELAPSAETYAAVALAPEGAGGRDVDVVRLALQDPTALAKQRESQGGLREDADRHPDGVIIDISRKRVLLDGEAAGLTYKEFELLQYLVLREGRTIDRHELIDGLWAGDDEVPNERTIDVHVRRLRAKLAHYQDIVRTVRGVGYRFDRHADVSIRQASTPSPDVF